The DNA sequence GGCACGCGGCCGCCGAACAACGCCTTCACTCGTCGCTCGATCGCGGCGGCGGCGGCGCCCGCGAGTTGTTGGTAGAGCACGGCGCGAAACAGGGAGCGGAAGATGTTGTCGTCGTGTACTTCGAGGCGGCAGGGACCCACCGCGGTGATGATGTGCGCCAGCCGGTCGTCCGCGCCGCGCAGGTGCCGCACGCCAGCGGCGCGACGGGCGGGCGTGAGTGGAGTGAGGGAGGTCATAGGAAGGTAACGCAAAGGCGCAAGGGCGCTAAGACGCAAGGCGGAACTCAGAGACCGTTGGCCACACGACGGATACCATCCTTAACCAAACGCTCCCCGAAGTTGATTACCATCCCGAGTTTCATACCAGTCAAGCGCAGGTCGGTGAGAATCTGGGCCTCAAACAACGGGCTGTGCTGCGCAGTGGCCTTGCATTCAACGATGACCGAGTTGTTGACGATGAGATCGATGCGAAGCGGGTTGGCGAGGATGTGGTCTTTGTAGGGAATCGGCAACGACACTTGTCGCTGCATGCGCAATCCACGTTGGTCCAGCTCCCACAACAGAGCCTCTTCGTACACGCTCTCCAGCAATCCTGGTCCCCCAAGCGTTCGATGAACTTCGATCGCACATTCAAAGATTACGCGACTGAGATCGTTCTCGTTCACTCGCTCTCTCCGCCTTGCGTCTTAGCGTCCTTGCGCCTTTGCGTTGAATTCCGAATCCGTCCC is a window from the Deltaproteobacteria bacterium genome containing:
- a CDS encoding GxxExxY protein produces the protein MNENDLSRVIFECAIEVHRTLGGPGLLESVYEEALLWELDQRGLRMQRQVSLPIPYKDHILANPLRIDLIVNNSVIVECKATAQHSPLFEAQILTDLRLTGMKLGMVINFGERLVKDGIRRVANGL